One genomic segment of Allocatelliglobosispora scoriae includes these proteins:
- a CDS encoding SDR family NAD(P)-dependent oxidoreductase yields the protein MTIAHLSRLDGARALITGASRGIGRKVAETLADAGADVVVSARTLGALDDVVRAVEERGRKAVAVAGDLAEPGTGAAVVDQAAAALGGLDIIVHSAGIVPQSDDGTTVLLPFQDFPPDQWARVIDVNLNATAAVCRAAHPHLLGSDRASLLLVSSCAGVMGTPLLDAYAVTKAAQLSLTRSLAVSWAGQGIRVNALCPGWTRTEMTAFAADQAPVSEWLISHVPMGRWADPKEIAAVALFLCSPAASFVTGHALLVDGGLSIADGGLAGTPKPPSPFAPA from the coding sequence ATGACCATCGCCCACCTCTCCCGGCTCGACGGCGCCCGCGCGCTGATCACCGGTGCTTCTCGCGGCATCGGCCGCAAGGTCGCTGAGACACTCGCCGACGCCGGTGCGGATGTCGTCGTGTCCGCACGCACCCTCGGCGCACTCGACGACGTCGTCCGCGCCGTCGAGGAGCGCGGACGAAAAGCCGTCGCCGTCGCCGGCGACCTGGCCGAGCCGGGGACCGGGGCCGCAGTCGTCGACCAGGCCGCCGCCGCGCTGGGCGGGCTCGACATCATCGTCCACAGTGCCGGGATCGTGCCGCAGTCCGACGACGGAACGACGGTGCTCCTGCCGTTCCAGGACTTCCCGCCGGATCAGTGGGCGCGCGTCATCGACGTCAACCTCAACGCCACCGCCGCCGTATGCCGTGCGGCCCACCCCCACCTCCTCGGCTCGGACAGAGCCAGCCTGCTGCTCGTCTCCTCCTGTGCCGGAGTCATGGGGACTCCCCTGCTCGACGCCTACGCCGTCACCAAGGCCGCCCAACTGTCCCTCACCCGCAGCCTCGCCGTGAGCTGGGCCGGGCAGGGCATCCGCGTCAACGCCCTCTGCCCGGGCTGGACCCGGACCGAGATGACCGCCTTCGCCGCCGACCAGGCGCCCGTGTCAGAGTGGCTGATCAGCCACGTCCCGATGGGTCGATGGGCCGACCCGAAGGAGATCGCCGCCGTGGCGCTCTTCCTCTGCTCGCCGGCAGCCTCCTTCGTCACCGGGCACGCGCTCCTCGTCGACGGCGGGCTCTCGATCGCCGACGGCGGCCTGGCCGGCACCCCGAAGCCGCCGTCGCCGTTCGCCCCCGCATGA
- a CDS encoding histone-like nucleoid-structuring protein Lsr2, translating to MARHEIVVYKDDLDGTEEGVEVVKFGLDGLNYEVDLGPANQEQLRAALAPFIAVATKTGGPVTGRRPSHRIAAVSVRRAEASSEQRAFNSRVRTWATANGYAIKERGRVPEKVIEAYTKTGGK from the coding sequence ATGGCTCGGCACGAAATTGTGGTCTACAAGGACGACCTCGACGGAACGGAAGAGGGCGTCGAGGTCGTCAAGTTCGGACTCGACGGCCTCAACTACGAGGTCGACCTGGGACCGGCCAACCAGGAGCAGCTCCGCGCCGCACTCGCCCCGTTCATCGCGGTCGCCACCAAGACGGGAGGCCCCGTCACCGGCCGCCGGCCTTCGCACCGGATCGCGGCGGTATCGGTTCGCCGCGCCGAGGCCTCCAGCGAGCAGCGGGCGTTCAACTCCCGGGTGCGCACCTGGGCCACCGCCAACGGATACGCGATCAAGGAGCGGGGCCGGGTGCCGGAAAAGGTCATCGAGGCTTACACCAAGACCGGCGGCAAGTAG
- a CDS encoding beta-ketoacyl-ACP synthase 3, protein MKTTGTRSDDVAAVITGLGTCLPDHILGNDDVIAAGELMTTDEWIRSRTGIRRRRRVVPGTSTGDLAVAAGRAALDSGGDTRPDLLILATSTPDHRCPATAPDVAHRLELGTIAAFDLSAVCSGFLYALITAAGLIRSGVCTAPLVIGADTYSAIINPRDRDTAAIFGDGAGAVLLQAGTPESPGAILATDWGSDGSGSPLIGITGGGSRHPDSPGRYFQMHGREVYAHAVRRMTHSAYAVLDKAGWPAETVGAFIGHQANQRILDAVAERLTIDAPHCFGNIGEVGNTAAASIPLALAETAGSGLVAPGERTLLTAFGGGLTWASAALTWPAVTPRAHPGHSIPAPAHT, encoded by the coding sequence ATGAAGACGACCGGAACGCGCTCCGACGACGTCGCCGCAGTGATCACGGGCCTCGGCACCTGCCTCCCCGATCACATCCTCGGCAATGACGACGTCATCGCCGCCGGTGAGCTGATGACCACCGACGAGTGGATCCGCAGCCGTACCGGCATCCGGCGCCGCCGCCGCGTCGTCCCGGGCACCAGCACCGGGGATCTGGCAGTCGCGGCAGGCCGAGCGGCCCTGGACTCCGGCGGCGACACCCGCCCGGACCTGCTGATCCTGGCGACGAGCACACCGGACCATCGCTGCCCGGCCACCGCCCCCGATGTCGCGCACCGACTTGAGCTGGGCACCATCGCCGCCTTCGACCTCTCCGCCGTATGCTCCGGGTTCCTCTACGCCCTCATCACCGCCGCCGGGCTGATCCGCAGCGGAGTCTGCACGGCACCGCTGGTCATCGGCGCGGACACCTATTCGGCCATCATCAACCCGCGCGACCGGGACACCGCCGCGATCTTCGGCGACGGTGCCGGTGCCGTGCTGCTGCAGGCAGGCACCCCGGAGAGCCCCGGCGCGATCCTCGCCACCGACTGGGGATCGGACGGCAGCGGCAGCCCGCTCATCGGCATCACCGGCGGCGGTTCGCGGCACCCCGACAGTCCTGGACGCTACTTCCAGATGCACGGCAGGGAGGTCTACGCGCACGCGGTCCGCAGGATGACCCATTCGGCATACGCGGTCCTCGACAAAGCGGGCTGGCCCGCCGAAACCGTCGGCGCCTTCATCGGGCACCAGGCCAACCAGCGCATCCTCGACGCGGTCGCCGAACGCCTGACCATCGACGCGCCGCACTGCTTCGGCAACATCGGCGAGGTCGGCAACACCGCCGCCGCCTCCATCCCCCTGGCCCTGGCCGAAACCGCCGGCAGCGGCCTGGTCGCACCCGGCGAACGCACCCTCCTCACCGCATTCGGAGGAGGCCTGACCTGGGCGTCGGCCGCCCTCACGTGGCCTGCCGTCACACCACGCGCCCATCCGGGCCACTCGATCCCGGCCCCCGCACACACCTAG
- a CDS encoding ABC transporter ATP-binding protein, giving the protein MIEVHELTKRYGDKTAVDGLSFTVKPGIVTGFLGPNGAGKSTTMRMILGLDRPTSGTATVNGRPYDQHTAPLHEVGALLEAKAVHTGRSGYHHLAAMAATTGVPRSRVDEVIDIVGLHDVARKRAGGFSLGMGQRLGIASALLADPRTLILDEPVNGLDPEGILWIRNLIQSLAAQGRTIFVSSHLMSEMALTAEHLIVIGRGRLIADVSVDEFIAQASRNTIRVRTPHAAALHDLLAGPEVTIMSLDRGLFEVAGLSAEQIGDRAAAAGIALHELSPQQPSLEEAFMELTREAVEYHGATSAPLAAAGRADR; this is encoded by the coding sequence ATGATCGAGGTACACGAGCTCACCAAGCGGTACGGCGACAAGACCGCCGTCGACGGGCTGTCGTTCACCGTCAAGCCCGGCATCGTCACCGGCTTCCTCGGCCCCAACGGCGCCGGGAAGTCCACCACGATGCGCATGATCCTCGGGCTGGACCGGCCGACCTCCGGCACCGCGACGGTCAACGGCCGGCCCTATGACCAGCACACCGCCCCGCTGCACGAGGTCGGCGCGCTGCTGGAGGCGAAGGCCGTGCACACCGGCCGGTCCGGCTACCACCACCTCGCCGCGATGGCCGCCACCACCGGCGTACCCCGGTCGCGGGTCGACGAGGTGATCGACATCGTCGGCCTGCACGACGTGGCCCGCAAACGCGCCGGGGGCTTCTCCCTCGGCATGGGGCAGCGGCTCGGCATCGCGTCGGCGCTGCTCGCCGACCCCAGGACGCTCATCCTCGACGAGCCGGTCAACGGCCTGGACCCGGAGGGGATCCTCTGGATCCGCAACCTGATCCAGAGCCTCGCCGCGCAGGGCCGCACGATCTTCGTCTCCTCGCACCTGATGAGCGAGATGGCGCTCACCGCCGAGCACCTCATCGTCATCGGCCGCGGCCGCCTGATCGCCGACGTCTCCGTCGACGAGTTCATCGCGCAGGCGTCGAGAAACACCATCCGGGTACGCACACCGCACGCCGCCGCACTGCACGACCTGCTCGCCGGCCCCGAAGTGACGATCATGAGCCTGGACCGCGGGCTGTTCGAGGTCGCCGGCCTCAGCGCCGAGCAGATCGGCGACCGTGCCGCCGCCGCCGGCATCGCCCTGCACGAGCTGTCCCCGCAGCAACCGTCCCTGGAGGAGGCGTTCATGGAGCTGACCCGCGAAGCCGTCGAATACCACGGCGCGACCAGCGCCCCGCTCGCGGCGGCGGGCAGGGCGGACCGGTGA
- a CDS encoding sensor histidine kinase: MTASRRRGAGADRRTVIIMVETGRRWLRAWRVAARRPPVVDAVFGAALAASVLVAMVTGPGRGHGRSPGTADFVAAGLMFVLVALRRRWPLPVLAVATSATVVAFAAGGMRSAVIVATVIAAYTVASIYPRRTAWLAGGAAALIMYAASVRWSNEGWAEPENIGIFAWTGMATAVGDATRSRRAYIAAVEERARRAEQTREEEARTRVVQERLRIARELHDVVAHNIAVINVQAGVAAHVLRARPDAAEQALQHIRTAARSVLDELGTVLGVLRQPDDAEAATEPTPGLGRLAELLDSLAAAGLRVEYRLTGEARPLSAAVDLTAYRIAQEALTNAHKHGADGVAHLRVEYTPDALTLEVGNAVPHPARPAGGTSHGIIGMSERAASVGGTLSTGIGTDGQFRVRAVLPTPRSGASDRQEAVA; the protein is encoded by the coding sequence ATGACCGCGTCCAGACGACGCGGGGCGGGTGCCGACCGGCGTACCGTGATCATCATGGTCGAGACGGGCAGGCGGTGGCTCCGCGCGTGGCGCGTCGCCGCCCGCCGCCCGCCGGTGGTCGACGCCGTGTTCGGCGCGGCGCTGGCGGCGTCCGTCCTGGTGGCGATGGTGACCGGTCCGGGCCGCGGTCACGGGCGCAGCCCCGGCACGGCCGACTTCGTCGCCGCCGGACTGATGTTCGTGCTGGTCGCGCTGCGGCGGCGCTGGCCGCTGCCGGTCCTGGCGGTCGCCACGTCGGCGACGGTCGTCGCCTTCGCCGCCGGCGGGATGCGCTCGGCGGTGATCGTGGCCACCGTGATCGCCGCCTACACGGTCGCCTCGATCTACCCCCGCCGAACCGCCTGGCTCGCCGGTGGTGCCGCCGCATTGATCATGTACGCCGCGAGTGTGCGCTGGTCGAACGAGGGCTGGGCGGAGCCGGAGAACATCGGCATCTTCGCCTGGACCGGCATGGCGACAGCGGTCGGCGACGCCACCCGTAGCCGCCGGGCCTATATCGCGGCGGTCGAGGAGCGCGCCCGCCGGGCCGAGCAGACCCGCGAGGAGGAGGCCCGGACCAGGGTGGTGCAGGAGCGGCTGCGCATCGCCCGCGAGCTGCACGACGTGGTGGCGCACAACATCGCCGTGATCAACGTCCAGGCCGGAGTCGCGGCGCACGTGTTGCGCGCCCGGCCCGACGCCGCCGAGCAGGCTCTCCAGCACATCCGGACGGCGGCCCGCAGCGTCCTCGACGAGCTCGGTACGGTGCTCGGCGTGCTGCGCCAGCCCGACGACGCCGAGGCAGCCACCGAACCCACCCCCGGGCTCGGACGCCTGGCCGAGCTGCTGGACTCGCTCGCCGCCGCAGGTCTGCGGGTCGAGTACCGGCTGACCGGCGAGGCGCGCCCGCTGTCGGCGGCGGTGGACCTGACGGCCTACCGGATCGCGCAGGAGGCCCTGACCAACGCGCACAAGCACGGCGCGGACGGCGTGGCGCACCTGCGGGTGGAGTACACGCCCGACGCGCTGACCCTGGAGGTGGGCAACGCCGTACCGCACCCGGCCCGGCCGGCCGGCGGCACCAGCCACGGCATCATCGGGATGAGCGAGCGGGCGGCGTCCGTGGGCGGAACCCTGAGCACCGGTATCGGCACGGACGGGCAGTTCCGGGTACGGGCGGTCCTGCCCACGCCGCGCTCCGGCGCATCCGACCGGCAGGAGGCGGTGGCGTGA
- a CDS encoding response regulator — translation MTIRVLLADDQTLIRAGFRVLIDSAPDLEVVGEATNGAEAVRLARSTRADVVLMDIRMPEMDGLEATRLITADDDLAGVRVLILTTFEVDENVLRALRAGASGFLSKGVEPADLLEAIRVVARGDALLSPKATQSLIARFLTQPEPGPVPSPARLEGLTDREREVLALVATGLSNDDIAEQLYLSPLTAKTHVNRAMTKLGARDRAQLVVIAYQTGLVRPGDLPQPQ, via the coding sequence GTGACGATCCGGGTGCTGCTCGCGGACGACCAGACGCTGATCCGCGCCGGGTTCCGCGTCCTCATCGACTCCGCACCCGACCTCGAGGTGGTCGGCGAGGCGACCAACGGCGCCGAAGCGGTCCGGCTCGCCCGCAGCACCCGGGCGGACGTGGTGCTGATGGACATCCGGATGCCCGAGATGGACGGGCTGGAGGCGACCCGCCTGATCACCGCGGACGACGACCTCGCCGGTGTCCGGGTGCTGATCCTCACCACCTTCGAGGTCGACGAGAACGTGCTGCGCGCCCTGCGTGCCGGTGCCAGCGGCTTCCTCAGCAAGGGAGTGGAGCCCGCCGACCTGCTGGAGGCGATCCGGGTGGTGGCGCGCGGCGACGCGCTGCTGTCGCCGAAGGCCACCCAGAGCCTGATCGCCCGCTTCCTCACCCAGCCCGAACCGGGTCCGGTGCCGTCACCGGCCCGGCTGGAGGGCCTCACCGACCGGGAACGCGAGGTCCTCGCCCTCGTCGCCACCGGGCTGTCCAATGACGACATCGCCGAGCAGCTCTACCTGTCGCCGCTGACCGCCAAGACCCACGTCAACCGGGCCATGACGAAGCTCGGCGCCCGCGACCGGGCCCAGCTGGTGGTCATCGCCTACCAGACGGGGCTGGTCCGGCCAGGCGACCTACCGCAGCCGCAGTAG
- a CDS encoding ABC transporter permease subunit has product MTATTHGLRVTQRRVIHSEWIKFWSLRSTIISLIAAAVVFIGIGLLAASITSGGDGFGPRGGGPGDPTAISLAGVTFGQLVLGTLGVLFMASEYTTGMIRSTLAAVPKRLPMLWAKAAVFTAVVSALTLIAAFVAFLGGQAIIGTDGASLSDPGVIRAVVGSAVHLTGAGLLGLALGALLRSTAAAISTFFGVMFLLEGIAGLLLPDSWSDALRYLPSEAGSAISAVTTAPGELTPWAGLGVFLGYLVVVGGAAAWRLQRHDA; this is encoded by the coding sequence GTGACCGCCACGACGCACGGCCTGCGGGTCACCCAGCGACGGGTGATCCACTCTGAGTGGATCAAGTTCTGGTCGCTCCGGTCCACCATCATCAGCCTGATCGCCGCAGCCGTGGTCTTCATCGGCATCGGGCTGCTGGCGGCCTCGATCACCAGCGGCGGGGACGGTTTCGGCCCCCGGGGCGGCGGACCCGGCGACCCGACCGCCATCAGCCTCGCCGGGGTCACCTTCGGGCAGTTGGTCCTGGGCACCCTCGGCGTCCTGTTCATGGCGAGCGAATACACCACCGGGATGATCCGGTCCACGCTGGCCGCCGTACCGAAACGGCTCCCGATGCTCTGGGCCAAGGCCGCGGTCTTCACCGCCGTCGTCTCCGCGCTGACCCTGATCGCGGCCTTCGTCGCGTTCCTCGGCGGGCAGGCGATCATCGGCACCGACGGCGCGTCCCTGTCGGACCCCGGCGTGATCCGGGCCGTGGTCGGCTCCGCCGTCCACCTCACCGGCGCGGGGCTGCTCGGACTCGCGCTCGGTGCCCTGCTGCGCTCGACGGCCGCCGCGATCAGCACCTTCTTCGGCGTCATGTTCCTGCTGGAGGGGATCGCCGGGCTGCTGCTACCCGACAGCTGGAGCGATGCCCTGCGCTACCTGCCGTCCGAGGCCGGCAGCGCGATCAGCGCGGTCACGACCGCCCCCGGCGAGCTCACGCCGTGGGCCGGGCTCGGGGTCTTCCTCGGCTACCTCGTCGTGGTCGGCGGCGCGGCGGCCTGGCGGCTCCAGCGGCACGACGCATGA
- a CDS encoding 3-oxoacyl-ACP synthase III family protein, whose translation MTAHPPTTSIGVLGTGTYLPLRIRTNADVARTTGMSAEWISERTGVHSRHVAAPDQAASDLAAAAVRSAADAAGIDVGDLDLLVCATSTPDELGPSTACRIQALVGASHAVALDVGAACSGWLFAVKVAHDWLLGDDRARYAAAVGVEAYSKFLDPADRGTSVLFADGAAATILGPVSAPNGFADFAFGSDGTLADWVLIPGGGSRRPASAATLAAGEHRIRMDGRAVSRFITEVFPRLIQDTVDRNGLRIEDIACVVAHQPNPVVLRRLGDQLGIAADRMVIVGDRVGNIGAASAPFALAEAARQSLRPGDRVLLAVFGAGMTWGSSLLTWGNTSTEGHQP comes from the coding sequence ATGACCGCACATCCGCCGACCACGTCCATCGGGGTCCTGGGGACGGGCACCTACCTGCCGCTCCGGATCCGCACGAACGCCGACGTCGCCCGCACCACCGGGATGTCCGCCGAGTGGATCAGCGAACGCACGGGGGTGCACAGCCGCCATGTCGCCGCACCCGACCAGGCCGCGTCCGACCTGGCCGCCGCCGCTGTGCGCTCGGCGGCCGACGCCGCCGGGATCGACGTGGGCGACCTGGACCTTCTGGTGTGCGCTACCTCCACCCCCGACGAGCTCGGGCCGTCCACCGCCTGCCGGATCCAGGCCCTCGTCGGTGCCTCCCACGCCGTCGCGCTGGACGTCGGAGCTGCCTGTTCCGGCTGGCTGTTCGCGGTCAAGGTGGCTCACGACTGGCTGCTCGGCGACGACCGGGCACGCTACGCCGCGGCGGTCGGTGTCGAGGCGTACTCGAAGTTCCTCGACCCGGCCGACCGGGGAACCTCGGTCCTCTTCGCCGACGGGGCCGCAGCCACCATTCTGGGTCCTGTCTCAGCACCGAACGGCTTCGCCGACTTCGCCTTCGGCTCCGACGGCACCCTCGCCGACTGGGTCCTGATCCCCGGCGGCGGCAGCCGCCGCCCGGCCAGCGCCGCCACCCTCGCCGCGGGCGAACACCGCATCCGGATGGACGGGCGGGCCGTCAGCCGCTTCATCACCGAGGTCTTCCCCCGCCTCATCCAGGACACCGTCGACCGCAACGGGCTGCGGATCGAAGACATCGCCTGCGTGGTCGCCCACCAGCCCAACCCCGTCGTGCTGCGCCGACTCGGCGACCAGCTCGGCATCGCCGCCGACCGCATGGTCATCGTGGGCGACCGCGTCGGCAACATCGGCGCGGCCAGCGCCCCGTTCGCACTTGCCGAGGCCGCCCGCCAGTCACTGCGCCCAGGCGACCGGGTCCTGCTCGCCGTCTTCGGCGCCGGCATGACCTGGGGCAGCTCGTTGCTGACCTGGGGAAACACCTCAACGGAAGGGCATCAGCCATGA
- a CDS encoding DMT family transporter translates to MTTQLALVLSLASAIGYAGAAVTQQRLAARLDAPLGWFAALGYPSWWAATLLNLAAAALHVAALRFGPLTLVQPLGMLTLVLAMPLGAAVARRRVTGAQWRGAGAAIAGLAGLVVLTSSSAALRPLTVGEAITATAVTGLVIAGLVVLAIRSANPATRSLSYAAGSGIAFGISSALAQTLTIVMTSGGIGANAAVMLAIAALVAAAALLAQASYRYGLAAPLATATLANPVAAAAVGIVVLGERVTGGLAGIPLALAAFGLAAYGVAVLTGHAADSPAHPRPAAPAAARGRAPRPRGVRHVRHRRVRLHREHAAEYAGSSASESAG, encoded by the coding sequence ATGACCACCCAGCTGGCGCTCGTGCTGTCGCTCGCCTCGGCCATCGGCTACGCCGGGGCCGCTGTGACGCAGCAGCGCCTCGCCGCCCGCCTGGACGCCCCGCTCGGCTGGTTCGCCGCGCTCGGCTACCCGAGCTGGTGGGCGGCGACGCTGCTGAACCTGGCGGCGGCGGCGCTGCACGTCGCCGCGCTGCGCTTCGGCCCGCTCACCCTGGTCCAGCCGCTCGGCATGCTCACCCTGGTGCTGGCGATGCCGCTCGGTGCCGCCGTCGCCCGCCGCCGGGTGACCGGCGCGCAGTGGCGCGGTGCCGGTGCGGCGATCGCCGGGCTCGCCGGACTCGTCGTGCTGACCTCGTCGTCGGCGGCGCTCCGCCCGCTGACCGTCGGTGAAGCGATCACCGCCACCGCGGTCACCGGGCTGGTGATCGCCGGGCTCGTCGTCCTCGCCATCCGGTCGGCCAACCCGGCCACCCGCAGCCTGTCCTACGCGGCGGGCTCCGGCATCGCCTTCGGTATCTCGTCCGCCCTGGCGCAGACCCTCACCATCGTCATGACCAGCGGCGGCATCGGCGCCAACGCGGCCGTCATGCTCGCAATCGCCGCCCTCGTCGCGGCAGCCGCCCTGCTCGCGCAGGCGTCCTACCGCTACGGGCTCGCCGCACCGCTGGCGACCGCGACACTCGCCAACCCCGTCGCCGCGGCCGCTGTCGGCATCGTCGTGCTCGGCGAGCGCGTCACCGGGGGACTGGCCGGCATTCCGCTCGCCCTCGCCGCCTTCGGACTGGCCGCTTACGGTGTCGCGGTCCTCACCGGACACGCCGCGGACAGCCCGGCGCATCCTCGCCCCGCCGCACCGGCGGCGGCTCGCGGCAGGGCTCCCCGGCCGAGGGGAGTCCGCCACGTCCGCCACCGCCGGGTCCGTCTCCACCGGGAACACGCCGCCGAGTACGCCGGAAGTTCCGCCTCGGAGAGCGCAGGGTAG
- a CDS encoding acyl carrier protein, translated as MDRVYEHLATVLADKFEASAEEIQPQSTLEELGLDSLAVIELHLTLKEHWDIPLDDSGTTAQLTVDDVARSVQILLDRAAVE; from the coding sequence ATGGACCGCGTGTATGAGCACCTCGCCACCGTGCTCGCCGATAAGTTCGAGGCCTCGGCGGAGGAGATCCAACCCCAGTCCACGTTGGAGGAGCTGGGTCTGGACTCCCTCGCCGTCATCGAACTGCACCTGACGCTGAAGGAGCACTGGGACATCCCCCTCGACGACAGCGGCACCACGGCCCAGCTCACCGTGGATGACGTCGCCCGCTCTGTGCAGATCCTCCTCGACCGGGCGGCCGTGGAATGA